Proteins from a genomic interval of Lysobacter stagni:
- a CDS encoding DUF6776 family protein, protein MSTPSSERPAPEQPAPAQSADAPQPPVPPTRVPDRTAILAAVVAVAMLFGLWGVWRVLSPSRSPTGQIEDSRREARGQQRELEQLQQRVATLTRSDQISRDANRDLQSTLAERDEEIAGLRADVAFYERLVGSTAQRRGLTVHALKLQPQNNTAWHFTTTLTQNLNRGAVSTGQLSLTLEGTRGGKLEKLAWADLRQQPNAPGLAYSFKYFQQVEGDIFLPEGFTPVRVSVRLVPRAGAPIEESFTWADATRDIAPATAPPAQ, encoded by the coding sequence ATGAGCACACCCAGTTCCGAACGGCCCGCTCCCGAGCAGCCCGCCCCCGCGCAGTCCGCGGACGCGCCGCAGCCCCCTGTGCCGCCGACCCGCGTGCCCGACCGGACGGCGATCCTGGCCGCGGTGGTGGCCGTGGCGATGCTGTTCGGGCTGTGGGGCGTCTGGCGCGTGCTGTCGCCCTCCCGGAGCCCGACCGGCCAGATCGAGGACAGCCGTCGCGAGGCCCGTGGCCAGCAGCGCGAGCTCGAACAGCTCCAGCAGCGCGTCGCCACCCTGACCCGGTCCGACCAGATCAGCCGCGACGCCAACCGCGACCTGCAGAGCACGCTGGCCGAGCGCGACGAGGAAATCGCCGGCCTGCGGGCCGACGTCGCCTTCTACGAGCGCCTTGTCGGCAGCACCGCGCAGCGCCGCGGCCTGACCGTGCACGCGTTGAAGCTGCAGCCGCAGAACAACACCGCCTGGCACTTCACCACCACGCTCACGCAGAACCTCAACCGCGGCGCCGTCAGCACGGGCCAGTTGAGTCTCACGCTGGAGGGCACCCGCGGCGGCAAGCTGGAGAAGCTGGCCTGGGCGGACCTGCGCCAGCAGCCCAACGCGCCGGGACTGGCGTATTCGTTCAAGTACTTCCAGCAGGTGGAGGGCGACATCTTCCTGCCGGAAGGATTCACGCCGGTGCGCGTGTCCGTCCGGCTGGTGCCGCGCGCGGGTGCGCCGATCGAGGAGTCGTTCACCTGGGCCGATGCGACGCGCGACATCGCCCCGGCGACCGCGCCGCCCGCGCAGTGA
- a CDS encoding bactofilin family protein, with translation MFKNKPLQHDGQVDTLIGPQVVMRGDLLFSGGLYVEGRIIGKVIAEEGQRGTITLAENGSIEGEVRAPVVILNGRLDGDVYASERVELAAKARVTGNVHYQVVEMLAGSVLTGRLIHADAHASHALSEGHLDAHPAVG, from the coding sequence ATGTTCAAGAACAAACCGCTCCAGCACGACGGCCAGGTCGACACCCTCATCGGACCGCAGGTGGTCATGCGCGGCGATCTGCTGTTCAGCGGCGGCCTGTACGTCGAAGGCCGCATCATCGGCAAGGTCATCGCCGAGGAAGGCCAGCGCGGCACCATCACCCTGGCCGAGAACGGCAGCATTGAGGGTGAAGTGCGCGCGCCGGTGGTCATCCTCAACGGCCGTCTCGATGGCGACGTGTACGCCTCCGAGCGCGTGGAACTGGCCGCCAAGGCGCGCGTGACCGGCAACGTGCACTACCAGGTCGTGGAGATGCTGGCCGGCTCGGTGCTGACGGGCCGCCTGATCCACGCCGACGCCCACGCGTCCCATGCGCTGTCTGAAGGCCATCTGGACGCCCACCCCGCAGTGGGCTGA
- a CDS encoding DUF6776 family protein: protein MNKPPRKAPPPRFTIIQQRPDRRPLIAIVLTLGWLASLGAVWIGSERHAAPRLPAISAALDDAQAELRRWRSQAESLAQREATLARSDQISRAANKEIQSALSEREEEISDLRANIAFYERLVGATGQGKGLTVHSASFDAETGGTWRYQIVLTQSLNKGAISRGRLHFTVEGVRDGKLATIGWDELHQRRGAPAQDYSFRYFQQLDGSVMLPAGFTPQRVRVSLDGGDVAVEQTLGWGRGATT from the coding sequence ATGAACAAGCCGCCGCGCAAGGCGCCGCCGCCGCGTTTCACGATCATCCAGCAACGACCGGACCGCCGGCCGTTGATCGCGATCGTGCTGACGCTGGGTTGGCTGGCATCGCTGGGCGCCGTCTGGATCGGTTCCGAGCGCCACGCGGCACCGCGCCTGCCGGCGATCAGCGCCGCGCTGGACGACGCCCAGGCCGAACTCAGGCGCTGGCGCTCCCAGGCCGAATCGCTGGCCCAGCGTGAAGCGACGCTGGCACGGTCGGACCAGATCAGCCGCGCCGCCAACAAGGAAATCCAGAGTGCGCTGTCGGAGCGGGAAGAGGAGATCTCCGACCTGCGCGCCAACATCGCCTTCTATGAACGCCTCGTCGGCGCGACCGGGCAGGGCAAGGGGCTGACGGTGCATTCGGCCAGCTTCGATGCGGAGACCGGCGGCACGTGGCGCTACCAGATCGTGCTGACCCAGAGCCTCAACAAGGGCGCCATCAGTCGCGGCCGTCTTCATTTCACCGTTGAGGGCGTGCGCGACGGCAAGCTCGCCACGATCGGCTGGGACGAGCTGCACCAGCGCCGTGGCGCGCCGGCCCAGGATTATTCGTTCCGCTATTTCCAGCAACTTGATGGCAGTGTGATGCTGCCGGCCGGCTTCACTCCGCAGCGCGTGCGTGTTTCGCTGGACGGCGGCGATGTCGCGGTCGAGCAGACCCTGGGCTGGGGACGCGGCGCCACCACCTGA
- a CDS encoding DUF4126 domain-containing protein produces the protein MTDAHLFAIGVVLAWLAGIRVYLTVFGVGLAGFFGWLDLPQALQVTASPWVLGVSGVLAAAEFFADKIPGVDTGWDLLHTLLRVPAGAFLAAATLSPDGQLGAGALAAGAGVALTSHALKAGSRALLNTSPEPVSNWTASITEDVTTIGGLALVFAHPWIALSIVLVISLTMALLLWWVWRTLFRRSPRPVA, from the coding sequence ATGACGGATGCGCACCTGTTCGCAATTGGCGTAGTTCTGGCCTGGCTGGCCGGCATCCGCGTCTATCTGACGGTTTTCGGCGTCGGCCTGGCCGGTTTCTTCGGCTGGCTGGACCTGCCGCAGGCGCTGCAGGTTACTGCCTCGCCCTGGGTGCTGGGCGTCTCGGGCGTGCTGGCCGCGGCGGAGTTTTTCGCAGACAAGATCCCCGGTGTCGATACCGGCTGGGACCTCCTCCACACGCTGCTTCGGGTGCCCGCCGGTGCTTTCCTGGCAGCCGCCACGCTGTCCCCGGACGGCCAACTCGGGGCAGGCGCCCTGGCGGCCGGAGCCGGCGTCGCGCTGACCAGCCACGCGCTCAAGGCTGGCTCGCGGGCACTGCTCAATACCTCGCCGGAGCCGGTCTCCAACTGGACGGCTTCGATCACCGAGGACGTCACCACCATCGGCGGCCTGGCGCTGGTGTTCGCCCACCCGTGGATCGCGCTGTCGATCGTCCTGGTGATCAGCCTGACGATGGCGCTACTGCTGTGGTGGGTGTGGCGGACGCTGTTCCGCCGGTCACCGCGACCCGTGGCCTGA
- the bfr gene encoding bacterioferritin, translating to MKGDPKVIEFLNKALYNELTAINQYFLHAKMLKNWGLKELAEHEYHESIDEMKHADKLSERILFLDGLPNFQALGKLRIGENPRELLACDLALEMEGLPLLREAIKYCESVGDYVSRKLFADILDSEEEHIDWIETQLSLIDRLGEQNYLLTKVEE from the coding sequence ATGAAGGGCGACCCCAAGGTCATCGAATTCCTCAACAAGGCGCTCTACAACGAGCTGACCGCGATCAACCAGTACTTCCTGCACGCCAAGATGCTGAAGAACTGGGGCCTGAAGGAACTCGCCGAGCACGAGTACCACGAGTCCATCGACGAGATGAAGCACGCCGACAAGCTGTCGGAACGCATCCTCTTCCTTGATGGGCTGCCGAACTTCCAGGCGCTGGGCAAGCTGCGAATCGGCGAAAATCCGCGGGAACTGCTCGCCTGCGACCTCGCGCTGGAGATGGAAGGCCTGCCGCTGCTGCGCGAGGCCATCAAATACTGCGAATCGGTCGGCGACTACGTGAGCCGCAAGTTGTTCGCGGACATCCTCGATTCCGAGGAAGAGCACATCGACTGGATCGAAACGCAGCTGTCGCTCATCGATCGCCTCGGCGAGCAGAACTACCTGCTGACCAAAGTCGAAGAGTAG
- a CDS encoding (2Fe-2S)-binding protein: MYVCICNGVTDHDIRQAADAGCRSVTELTMRTGAGANCGSCLDMASSLLDAAHTVRDLPFPVMQQAA, from the coding sequence ATGTACGTCTGCATCTGCAATGGGGTCACCGATCACGACATCCGCCAGGCCGCGGATGCGGGCTGTCGCAGCGTGACCGAGCTGACCATGCGTACCGGCGCCGGCGCCAACTGCGGCAGCTGCCTGGACATGGCCTCCTCGCTGCTCGACGCCGCCCACACGGTCCGCGACCTCCCGTTCCCGGTGATGCAGCAGGCCGCCTGA
- a CDS encoding RNA pyrophosphohydrolase translates to MIDPDGYRPNVGIVLMHPDGRVFWARRVHRDGWQFPQGGMNSDETPLEAMYRELREETGLLPEHVEVLGATPGWLRYRLPQRAIRRNDRLVCIGQKQVWFLLRLTGQESDLRLDLTDKPEFDHWRWVDFWYPVEHVVMFKRGVYARALWHLAPVAREVAGALAVPPPGPDFRGQERPGGRNRRPRWRSPGSARGQDPVN, encoded by the coding sequence GTGATCGATCCGGACGGCTACCGACCCAATGTCGGCATCGTTCTGATGCATCCCGACGGTCGTGTGTTCTGGGCGCGCCGCGTGCATCGCGACGGCTGGCAGTTCCCTCAGGGCGGGATGAACAGCGACGAGACGCCGCTGGAGGCCATGTACCGCGAACTCCGGGAGGAGACGGGCCTGCTGCCCGAGCACGTCGAGGTCCTCGGCGCGACCCCCGGCTGGCTGCGCTACCGCCTTCCGCAGCGCGCCATCCGCCGCAACGACCGGCTGGTCTGCATCGGCCAGAAGCAGGTGTGGTTCCTCCTGCGCCTGACCGGCCAGGAATCCGACCTGCGCCTGGACCTCACCGATAAACCGGAGTTCGACCACTGGCGCTGGGTCGACTTCTGGTACCCCGTGGAACACGTGGTCATGTTCAAGCGCGGGGTGTACGCCCGCGCGCTGTGGCATCTCGCTCCCGTGGCCCGGGAAGTGGCCGGGGCGTTGGCCGTGCCGCCGCCAGGGCCGGATTTCCGGGGTCAGGAGCGTCCGGGCGGCCGGAATCGCCGCCCGCGCTGGCGAAGCCCCGGGTCGGCACGCGGTCAGGATCCAGTTAATTGA
- a CDS encoding arginase family protein, which produces MPFDLSLSYPQWQGSGRHENLPRGAEAVSEICSRFAPLARVPPAHGDADDELLHGIHRWPAIFTQFRNAQGILVSSGARRVLTAGGDCAVDVAVIDYLQGVHPDLRVIWIDAHLDANTPETSPSGNFHGMPVSAILGRAPGPMRPYLGMPLEPTRFRYVGIQVGDDGDWELQRELDLQQLDPQATIDGPVHIHFDLDALDPREFPYVAYPDGKLRIDDAIALVRRIAREADLVGFTVTEFAPADEDEARAGSRVIERLCEAAAAPPSQVD; this is translated from the coding sequence ATGCCGTTCGATCTCAGTCTCTCTTACCCGCAATGGCAGGGATCGGGACGACACGAGAACCTGCCGCGCGGCGCCGAAGCGGTCTCGGAGATCTGCAGCCGGTTCGCCCCGCTGGCCCGGGTTCCGCCTGCGCATGGCGATGCCGATGACGAATTGCTCCACGGCATTCACCGCTGGCCAGCGATCTTCACGCAGTTCCGCAATGCGCAGGGCATCCTCGTCAGCTCGGGCGCCAGGCGCGTCCTGACCGCCGGCGGCGATTGCGCCGTGGATGTCGCGGTGATCGACTATCTGCAGGGCGTGCATCCGGATCTTCGGGTCATCTGGATCGATGCGCACCTCGACGCCAACACACCGGAAACCTCGCCCAGTGGCAACTTCCACGGCATGCCCGTCAGCGCGATCCTGGGGCGCGCGCCTGGACCGATGCGACCCTACCTGGGAATGCCGCTCGAGCCGACCCGCTTCCGCTACGTCGGCATCCAGGTGGGTGACGACGGCGATTGGGAGCTGCAACGCGAGCTGGATCTGCAGCAGCTGGATCCGCAGGCAACCATCGACGGACCGGTGCACATCCATTTCGACCTGGACGCACTGGATCCGCGTGAGTTTCCCTACGTCGCCTATCCCGACGGCAAGCTGCGCATCGACGATGCGATCGCGCTCGTGAGGCGCATCGCGCGCGAAGCGGATCTGGTCGGCTTTACCGTGACCGAGTTTGCTCCAGCCGACGAAGACGAAGCCCGCGCCGGTAGCCGCGTGATAGAACGCCTCTGCGAGGCGGCAGCCGCTCCGCCCTCTCAAGTTGACTGA